The following coding sequences are from one Tachysurus vachellii isolate PV-2020 chromosome 7, HZAU_Pvac_v1, whole genome shotgun sequence window:
- the rbm14b gene encoding RNA-binding protein 14b isoform X3, with protein MDKGHTVKLFVGNLALDTTQEELSAIFESYGQVVSCSVLRQFAFVHLQGEGAAERAIRELNGREFKGRNLVVEESRGRPLHSTKVFVGNLSGMCTTEDLKELFQTFGKVLECDKVKAWHSSSTGYAFVHMENKEDALQAIEALHGTSFKGRPLSVELSKVQPSKQTPTGKIPCVSCGKQGHYAGECPSGKPALEQYQSQAAVLAAAAAAAAGLPLQVQQSVHNSVYNTTTFDPTYAALTGLTAAGARAEGAATVAPAVYGALANQVYGTVANQLYGGTMANQALNTSAATQMYGSLNHALYGQMTSGSVAAAAAAAAAYGPQVYTPAMANPVFLAAAPSMEVPAAAAAAAVNPAYTVASAIYTANPAYSALGAADPTAIFEAARAQYFAQGQQVLAEQQPATAKSGERDRSPLRRSAPLLPDPVMKPFMYQRGKRRALLPTPAGREEAAAQEEDAVARYYAEYYQQYQQLAQYPQYSTVHYPAPSPLAAVSAIPTLSVPAALDPLRPVLPAAPVPAAAAIAMATSRVYEPPPIPPSRKEPILRRSELALHPPETPFR; from the exons ATGGATAAGGGCCACACGGTGAAGCTCTTTGTGGGGAACTTGGCCCTGGACACCACGCAAGAGGAACTATCTGCCATTTTCGAGTCCTATGGCCAAGTGGTGAGCTGTAGCGTCCTTCGGCAGTTCGCCTTTGTCCACTTGCAGGGAGAGGGCGCTGCTGAACGCGCCATACGGGAGCTCAATGGCCGAGAGTTCAAAGGTCGTAACCTGGTGGTGGAGGAGTCGCGGGGACGGCCGCTCCACTCCACCAAAGTGTTTGTGGGAAATCTCAGTGGAATGTGTACCACAGAAGACCTGAAAGAACTTTTTCAGACTTTTGGAAAGGTCTTGGAGTGTGACAAGGTTAAAG CTTGGCACTCTTCTTCCACAGGCTATGCTTTTGTGCACATGGAGAACAAGGAGGATGCACTACAAGCTATTGAAGCCTTACACGGGACCTCATTCAAGGGACGTCCACTCTCTGTGGAGTTGTCTAAAGTCCAACCTAGCAAGCAGACACCCACCGGAAAGATCCCTTGCGTTAGTTGCGGTAAACAGGGTCACTATGCTGGTGAGTGTCCCAGTGGGAAGCCTGCTTTGGAGCAGTACCAGAGTCAGGCGGCAGTGCTAGCAGCTGCTGCCGCTGCTGCTGCAGGACTTCCACTTCAGGTACAACAGAGCGTCCACAACTCGGTCTACAACACAACAACCTTCGACCCCACCTATGCTGCCTTGACTGGCCTGACTGCTGCTGGAGCAAGAGCGGAAGGAGCAGCCACTGTTGCACCTGCCGTATATGGCGCGCTAGCTAACCAAGTTTACGGAACAGTTGCTAACCAGCTCTATGGAGGCACAATGGCTAATCAAGCTCTTAACACTTCGGCTGCCACACAGATGTATGGCTCTCTAAACCATGCTCTTTATGGCCAGATGACAAGCGGAAGTGTTGCAGCTGCTGCCGCTGCCGCCGCTGCCTACGGACCACAGGTTTACACCCCTGCAATGGCCAACCCTGTGTTTTTAGCTGCAGCACCTAGCATGGAAGTACCTGCAGCCGCTGCTGCCGCTGCTGTTAACCCAGCCTACACGGTAGCTTCAGCCATATACACAGCTAACCCAGCTTACAGCGCCTTGGGAGCGGCTGACCCAACAGCCATCTTTGAAGCAGCAAGGGCTCAGTACTTTGCACAGGGACAGCAGGTGCTAGCAGAGCAGCAGCCAGCTACCGCAAAGTCTGGGGAAAGAGACAGGAGCCCGCTCAGAAGATCAGCACCACTGCTGCCTGACCCAGTAATGAAGCCCTTTATGTACCAGAGGGGAAAGCGCCGAGCACTGTTGCCTACTCCTGCGGGCCGGGAAGAGGCCGCAGCCCAGGAAGAGGATGCTGTTGCCAG GTACTATGCAGAGTACTATCAACAATACCAGCAGCTTGCCCAGTACCCACAGTACTCCACAGTTCATTATCCAGCCCCGAGCCCACTGGCAGCAGTATCTGCCATCCCCACGCTGTCTGTACCTGCTGCACTCGACCCACTCAGGCCAGTGCTGCCCGCCGCCCCCGTGCCTGCCGCTGCCGCCATCGCCATGGCAACATCCCGCGTGTATGAGCCGCCGCCGATTCCGCCGTCGCGCAAGGAGCCCATCCTGCGCCGCTCCGAACTCGCCCTGCACCCTCCCGAAACGCCCTTCCGATAG
- the rbm14b gene encoding RNA-binding protein 14b isoform X1 codes for MLNMNNTPITRVLCIRLIVMDKGHTVKLFVGNLALDTTQEELSAIFESYGQVVSCSVLRQFAFVHLQGEGAAERAIRELNGREFKGRNLVVEESRGRPLHSTKVFVGNLSGMCTTEDLKELFQTFGKVLECDKVKAWHSSSTGYAFVHMENKEDALQAIEALHGTSFKGRPLSVELSKVQPSKQTPTGKIPCVSCGKQGHYAGECPSGKPALEQYQSQAAVLAAAAAAAAGLPLQVQQSVHNSVYNTTTFDPTYAALTGLTAAGARAEGAATVAPAVYGALANQVYGTVANQLYGGTMANQALNTSAATQMYGSLNHALYGQMTSGSVAAAAAAAAAYGPQVYTPAMANPVFLAAAPSMEVPAAAAAAAVNPAYTVASAIYTANPAYSALGAADPTAIFEAARAQYFAQGQQVLAEQQPATAKSGERDRSPLRRSAPLLPDPVMKPFMYQRGKRRALLPTPAGREEAAAQEEDAVARYYAEYYQQYQQLAQYPQYSTVHYPAPSPLAAVSAIPTLSVPAALDPLRPVLPAAPVPAAAAIAMATSRVYEPPPIPPSRKEPILRRSELALHPPETPFR; via the exons CGTGATGGATAAGGGCCACACGGTGAAGCTCTTTGTGGGGAACTTGGCCCTGGACACCACGCAAGAGGAACTATCTGCCATTTTCGAGTCCTATGGCCAAGTGGTGAGCTGTAGCGTCCTTCGGCAGTTCGCCTTTGTCCACTTGCAGGGAGAGGGCGCTGCTGAACGCGCCATACGGGAGCTCAATGGCCGAGAGTTCAAAGGTCGTAACCTGGTGGTGGAGGAGTCGCGGGGACGGCCGCTCCACTCCACCAAAGTGTTTGTGGGAAATCTCAGTGGAATGTGTACCACAGAAGACCTGAAAGAACTTTTTCAGACTTTTGGAAAGGTCTTGGAGTGTGACAAGGTTAAAG CTTGGCACTCTTCTTCCACAGGCTATGCTTTTGTGCACATGGAGAACAAGGAGGATGCACTACAAGCTATTGAAGCCTTACACGGGACCTCATTCAAGGGACGTCCACTCTCTGTGGAGTTGTCTAAAGTCCAACCTAGCAAGCAGACACCCACCGGAAAGATCCCTTGCGTTAGTTGCGGTAAACAGGGTCACTATGCTGGTGAGTGTCCCAGTGGGAAGCCTGCTTTGGAGCAGTACCAGAGTCAGGCGGCAGTGCTAGCAGCTGCTGCCGCTGCTGCTGCAGGACTTCCACTTCAGGTACAACAGAGCGTCCACAACTCGGTCTACAACACAACAACCTTCGACCCCACCTATGCTGCCTTGACTGGCCTGACTGCTGCTGGAGCAAGAGCGGAAGGAGCAGCCACTGTTGCACCTGCCGTATATGGCGCGCTAGCTAACCAAGTTTACGGAACAGTTGCTAACCAGCTCTATGGAGGCACAATGGCTAATCAAGCTCTTAACACTTCGGCTGCCACACAGATGTATGGCTCTCTAAACCATGCTCTTTATGGCCAGATGACAAGCGGAAGTGTTGCAGCTGCTGCCGCTGCCGCCGCTGCCTACGGACCACAGGTTTACACCCCTGCAATGGCCAACCCTGTGTTTTTAGCTGCAGCACCTAGCATGGAAGTACCTGCAGCCGCTGCTGCCGCTGCTGTTAACCCAGCCTACACGGTAGCTTCAGCCATATACACAGCTAACCCAGCTTACAGCGCCTTGGGAGCGGCTGACCCAACAGCCATCTTTGAAGCAGCAAGGGCTCAGTACTTTGCACAGGGACAGCAGGTGCTAGCAGAGCAGCAGCCAGCTACCGCAAAGTCTGGGGAAAGAGACAGGAGCCCGCTCAGAAGATCAGCACCACTGCTGCCTGACCCAGTAATGAAGCCCTTTATGTACCAGAGGGGAAAGCGCCGAGCACTGTTGCCTACTCCTGCGGGCCGGGAAGAGGCCGCAGCCCAGGAAGAGGATGCTGTTGCCAG GTACTATGCAGAGTACTATCAACAATACCAGCAGCTTGCCCAGTACCCACAGTACTCCACAGTTCATTATCCAGCCCCGAGCCCACTGGCAGCAGTATCTGCCATCCCCACGCTGTCTGTACCTGCTGCACTCGACCCACTCAGGCCAGTGCTGCCCGCCGCCCCCGTGCCTGCCGCTGCCGCCATCGCCATGGCAACATCCCGCGTGTATGAGCCGCCGCCGATTCCGCCGTCGCGCAAGGAGCCCATCCTGCGCCGCTCCGAACTCGCCCTGCACCCTCCCGAAACGCCCTTCCGATAG
- the rbm14b gene encoding RNA-binding protein 14b isoform X2 encodes MLNMNNTPITRVLCIRLIVMDKGHTVKLFVGNLALDTTQEELSAIFESYGQVVSCSVLRQFAFVHLQGEGAAERAIRELNGREFKGRNLVVEESRGRPLHSTKVFVGNLSGMCTTEDLKELFQTFGKVLECDKVKGYAFVHMENKEDALQAIEALHGTSFKGRPLSVELSKVQPSKQTPTGKIPCVSCGKQGHYAGECPSGKPALEQYQSQAAVLAAAAAAAAGLPLQVQQSVHNSVYNTTTFDPTYAALTGLTAAGARAEGAATVAPAVYGALANQVYGTVANQLYGGTMANQALNTSAATQMYGSLNHALYGQMTSGSVAAAAAAAAAYGPQVYTPAMANPVFLAAAPSMEVPAAAAAAAVNPAYTVASAIYTANPAYSALGAADPTAIFEAARAQYFAQGQQVLAEQQPATAKSGERDRSPLRRSAPLLPDPVMKPFMYQRGKRRALLPTPAGREEAAAQEEDAVARYYAEYYQQYQQLAQYPQYSTVHYPAPSPLAAVSAIPTLSVPAALDPLRPVLPAAPVPAAAAIAMATSRVYEPPPIPPSRKEPILRRSELALHPPETPFR; translated from the exons CGTGATGGATAAGGGCCACACGGTGAAGCTCTTTGTGGGGAACTTGGCCCTGGACACCACGCAAGAGGAACTATCTGCCATTTTCGAGTCCTATGGCCAAGTGGTGAGCTGTAGCGTCCTTCGGCAGTTCGCCTTTGTCCACTTGCAGGGAGAGGGCGCTGCTGAACGCGCCATACGGGAGCTCAATGGCCGAGAGTTCAAAGGTCGTAACCTGGTGGTGGAGGAGTCGCGGGGACGGCCGCTCCACTCCACCAAAGTGTTTGTGGGAAATCTCAGTGGAATGTGTACCACAGAAGACCTGAAAGAACTTTTTCAGACTTTTGGAAAGGTCTTGGAGTGTGACAAGGTTAAAG GCTATGCTTTTGTGCACATGGAGAACAAGGAGGATGCACTACAAGCTATTGAAGCCTTACACGGGACCTCATTCAAGGGACGTCCACTCTCTGTGGAGTTGTCTAAAGTCCAACCTAGCAAGCAGACACCCACCGGAAAGATCCCTTGCGTTAGTTGCGGTAAACAGGGTCACTATGCTGGTGAGTGTCCCAGTGGGAAGCCTGCTTTGGAGCAGTACCAGAGTCAGGCGGCAGTGCTAGCAGCTGCTGCCGCTGCTGCTGCAGGACTTCCACTTCAGGTACAACAGAGCGTCCACAACTCGGTCTACAACACAACAACCTTCGACCCCACCTATGCTGCCTTGACTGGCCTGACTGCTGCTGGAGCAAGAGCGGAAGGAGCAGCCACTGTTGCACCTGCCGTATATGGCGCGCTAGCTAACCAAGTTTACGGAACAGTTGCTAACCAGCTCTATGGAGGCACAATGGCTAATCAAGCTCTTAACACTTCGGCTGCCACACAGATGTATGGCTCTCTAAACCATGCTCTTTATGGCCAGATGACAAGCGGAAGTGTTGCAGCTGCTGCCGCTGCCGCCGCTGCCTACGGACCACAGGTTTACACCCCTGCAATGGCCAACCCTGTGTTTTTAGCTGCAGCACCTAGCATGGAAGTACCTGCAGCCGCTGCTGCCGCTGCTGTTAACCCAGCCTACACGGTAGCTTCAGCCATATACACAGCTAACCCAGCTTACAGCGCCTTGGGAGCGGCTGACCCAACAGCCATCTTTGAAGCAGCAAGGGCTCAGTACTTTGCACAGGGACAGCAGGTGCTAGCAGAGCAGCAGCCAGCTACCGCAAAGTCTGGGGAAAGAGACAGGAGCCCGCTCAGAAGATCAGCACCACTGCTGCCTGACCCAGTAATGAAGCCCTTTATGTACCAGAGGGGAAAGCGCCGAGCACTGTTGCCTACTCCTGCGGGCCGGGAAGAGGCCGCAGCCCAGGAAGAGGATGCTGTTGCCAG GTACTATGCAGAGTACTATCAACAATACCAGCAGCTTGCCCAGTACCCACAGTACTCCACAGTTCATTATCCAGCCCCGAGCCCACTGGCAGCAGTATCTGCCATCCCCACGCTGTCTGTACCTGCTGCACTCGACCCACTCAGGCCAGTGCTGCCCGCCGCCCCCGTGCCTGCCGCTGCCGCCATCGCCATGGCAACATCCCGCGTGTATGAGCCGCCGCCGATTCCGCCGTCGCGCAAGGAGCCCATCCTGCGCCGCTCCGAACTCGCCCTGCACCCTCCCGAAACGCCCTTCCGATAG